One genomic segment of Actinoplanes ianthinogenes includes these proteins:
- a CDS encoding glycoside hydrolase family 43 protein yields the protein MRSRPLLGALCAAAMVVTAAVLPTAAHADNPIVQTVYTADPAPLVYNGRVYLYTGHDEDNSTYFTMKEWRLYSSDDMVNWTDHGSPMSLATFSWAKSDAWAGQVINRNGKFYWYVPVTNRATGRMAIGVGVASSPTGPFTDALGHPLVENGEIDPTVFVDDSGQAYLYWGNPNLWYVRLNTDMVSYSGGVTQIPLTTAGFGTRTGNTARPTLYEEGPWVYKRNGLYYNVFAAKCCSEFIGYSTAPGPTGPWTYRGTVMPTQGSSFTNHPGVIDFKGSSYFFYHNGALPGGGGYTRSVAVEKFTYNADGTIPTITMTSAGAPQNGTLNPYTRQEAETIAWSSGVETEAASEGGRNIGYLENGDYVKVKGVAFGSGATSFSARVASATAGGRIEVRLGSPTGALAGTCTVASTGGWQTWTTVSCPISGATGTQDLYLRFTGGSGYLFNVDWWRFTGGTPG from the coding sequence ATGCGTAGCAGACCCCTACTCGGCGCGCTCTGCGCGGCGGCCATGGTGGTGACCGCCGCCGTGCTGCCGACCGCCGCGCACGCCGACAACCCGATCGTGCAGACCGTCTACACCGCCGACCCGGCGCCGCTGGTGTACAACGGCCGCGTCTACCTCTACACCGGCCACGACGAGGACAACTCCACCTACTTCACGATGAAGGAGTGGCGGCTGTACTCGTCCGACGACATGGTCAACTGGACCGACCACGGCTCGCCGATGAGCCTCGCCACGTTCAGCTGGGCGAAATCGGACGCCTGGGCCGGGCAGGTGATCAACCGCAACGGCAAGTTCTACTGGTACGTCCCGGTCACCAACCGGGCGACCGGCCGGATGGCGATCGGCGTCGGCGTGGCGTCCAGCCCGACCGGCCCGTTCACCGACGCCCTCGGGCACCCGCTCGTGGAGAACGGCGAGATCGACCCCACCGTCTTCGTCGACGACAGCGGCCAGGCGTACCTGTACTGGGGGAACCCCAACCTCTGGTACGTCCGCCTGAACACGGACATGGTCAGTTACAGCGGAGGGGTCACCCAGATCCCGCTCACCACGGCCGGATTCGGCACCCGCACCGGCAACACCGCCCGCCCCACGCTGTACGAGGAAGGGCCTTGGGTCTACAAGCGCAACGGGCTCTACTACAACGTTTTCGCGGCCAAGTGCTGCTCGGAATTCATCGGTTACTCCACCGCGCCGGGGCCGACCGGCCCGTGGACTTATCGCGGCACCGTGATGCCCACCCAGGGCAGCAGTTTCACCAATCATCCCGGGGTCATCGACTTCAAGGGCAGCTCGTATTTCTTCTACCACAACGGCGCGCTGCCGGGCGGCGGCGGATACACCCGCTCGGTCGCCGTGGAGAAGTTCACCTACAACGCCGACGGCACCATTCCGACGATCACCATGACCTCGGCCGGCGCACCGCAGAACGGGACGCTCAACCCCTACACACGGCAGGAGGCGGAAACCATCGCCTGGAGCTCCGGTGTGGAGACCGAGGCGGCGAGCGAGGGCGGCCGGAACATCGGCTACCTGGAGAACGGCGACTACGTGAAGGTGAAGGGCGTGGCCTTCGGGTCCGGAGCGACCTCGTTCTCCGCCCGGGTCGCCTCGGCCACGGCGGGCGGCCGCATCGAGGTCCGGCTGGGCAGTCCCACCGGCGCCCTGGCCGGGACGTGCACCGTCGCGAGCACCGGCGGCTGGCAGACCTGGACCACGGTCAGCTGCCCGATCAGCGGCGCCACCGGCACTCAGGACCTCTACTTGCGCTTCACCGGCGGCAGCGGGTACCTGTTCAACGTCGACTGGTGGCGGTTCACCGGCGGAACGCCGGGATAG
- a CDS encoding sigma-70 family RNA polymerase sigma factor: MTTDMGVTRAGDADVVRAAQAGDRAALEQLAATHLPMVYAIVRQALDGHPDVDDVTQDIMVRALRQLRSLRSPESFRPWLAAIALRQVGTHQHRADRTAAQLAPLDEATGIPDAGAEFAGVTDLRADLSAQRRQVRRAGRWLDPDDRRLLPLWWLEVAGRLSRAELAQALGITVIHAGVRIQRMRTQLELSRAIVAALDARPRCALLASELSGWDGMPAPRWRKRLARHVRGCPVCARVDGDLVPIDRLLPMLVALPVPAALTAAVLGKTGGAGTALAVVKAGALGHLTSVAAAHPVVTAVAAGALVVGATAGAAAVTGPRTPRPVTVAQTPHPTTIAAPTPTVAAGSASAAEPSPTVVPSSSATAAALLRTGPVSLAPANAAGRYVTAAGSYGMLTTVGPGDPAAARRQATFQVVSGLNDARCFSFRSGDGRYLRHMSWRLRLNPDDGSKLFHGDATFCPQAGQPAGSVILESSNYPGWFLRHRGDELWVDQFDGSSGFRADASFSVRPPLADRP, from the coding sequence GTGACGACGGACATGGGAGTGACCCGGGCGGGCGACGCCGACGTGGTGCGGGCCGCGCAGGCCGGCGACCGCGCCGCGCTGGAGCAGCTCGCCGCGACGCACCTGCCGATGGTCTACGCGATCGTCCGGCAGGCGCTCGACGGGCACCCGGATGTCGACGACGTCACCCAGGACATCATGGTCCGCGCCCTGCGGCAGCTGCGGTCGCTGCGCTCACCGGAGAGCTTCCGGCCCTGGCTGGCGGCGATCGCGCTGCGTCAGGTCGGCACCCATCAGCACCGGGCGGACCGGACCGCGGCCCAGCTCGCGCCGCTCGACGAGGCGACCGGGATTCCGGACGCCGGCGCCGAGTTCGCCGGGGTCACCGATCTGCGCGCCGACCTGTCGGCGCAGCGCCGGCAGGTGCGGCGGGCCGGGCGCTGGCTGGACCCGGACGATCGGCGGCTGCTGCCGCTGTGGTGGCTGGAGGTGGCCGGGCGGCTGTCGCGGGCCGAGCTGGCGCAGGCGCTGGGCATCACGGTGATCCACGCCGGCGTGCGGATCCAGCGCATGCGCACCCAGCTGGAGCTGAGCCGGGCCATCGTGGCGGCGCTGGACGCCCGCCCGCGATGCGCCCTGCTGGCGAGCGAGTTGTCCGGCTGGGACGGGATGCCCGCCCCGCGGTGGCGCAAGCGGCTGGCCCGGCACGTTCGCGGCTGCCCCGTCTGCGCCCGGGTGGACGGCGACCTGGTGCCGATCGACCGGCTGCTGCCCATGCTGGTGGCCCTGCCGGTGCCCGCGGCGCTGACCGCGGCGGTGCTGGGCAAGACCGGGGGAGCCGGGACGGCCCTGGCCGTGGTCAAGGCCGGGGCGCTGGGCCACCTGACGTCGGTGGCCGCGGCGCATCCGGTGGTGACCGCGGTCGCGGCCGGGGCGCTGGTCGTCGGTGCCACCGCCGGCGCCGCGGCGGTCACCGGCCCGCGAACGCCGCGGCCGGTGACGGTCGCACAGACCCCGCACCCGACCACGATCGCGGCGCCGACCCCGACGGTCGCGGCCGGGTCCGCGTCCGCCGCGGAGCCGTCCCCGACGGTCGTGCCGAGCTCCTCGGCCACCGCGGCCGCCCTGCTGCGGACCGGCCCGGTGTCGCTGGCGCCGGCGAACGCCGCCGGTCGCTACGTGACGGCGGCCGGAAGCTACGGCATGCTGACCACGGTCGGCCCGGGCGACCCGGCCGCGGCCCGCCGGCAGGCCACCTTCCAGGTGGTGTCCGGGCTCAACGACGCACGGTGCTTCTCGTTCCGCTCCGGCGACGGCCGCTATCTGCGGCACATGTCGTGGCGGCTCCGGCTCAACCCGGACGACGGTTCGAAACTGTTCCACGGCGACGCGACGTTCTGCCCCCAGGCCGGGCAGCCGGCCGGCTCGGTGATCCTCGAGTCGTCCAACTATCCGGGCTGGTTCCTGCGGCACCGCGGCGACGAATTGTGGGTCGACCAGTTCGACGGCAGTTCCGGTTTCCGCGCCGACGCATCATTTTCGGTACGCCCACCGCTGGCTGATCGACCGTAG